In a single window of the Mustelus asterias chromosome 3, sMusAst1.hap1.1, whole genome shotgun sequence genome:
- the LOC144491678 gene encoding putative peptidyl-tRNA hydrolase 2 yields MAETGEVNPMFLQQLLELGISEEKAKEALIKTGNQSSDSAALFYFSELEMFSGFEVGESVSCVYKMVFVVNMELTMGIGKVAAQVAHAAVGLYQMMLEESDNWQQMLTTWDNDGGKKIVLKGQNAEHILELQEQACRLKLPNYLVVDAGKTQIAAGSHTVLAIMGEETLVNQVTGNLQLL; encoded by the exons ATGGCAGAGACAGGAGAAGTAAATCCAATGTTTCTGCAGCAACTGCTGGAGTTGGGTATCTCTGAAGAGAAAGCCAAGGAG GCTTTGATTAAAACTGGGAATCAGTCCAGCGATTCTGCTGCTCTGTTTTACTTCAGTGAACTTGAA ATGTTTTCTGGATTCGAGGTTGGTGAGTCTGTGAGCTGTGTATATAAGATGGTGTTCGTGGTGAACATGGAATTGACTATGGGAATTGGAAAG GTTGCTGCACAGGTGGCCCATGCTGCTGTGGGCTTGTATCAGATGATGTTGGAGGAGTCAGACAATTGGCAACAGATGTTGACAACCTGGGACAATGATGG AGGTAAGAAGATTGTGTTGAAGGGGCAGAATGCTGAACACATCTTGGAGTTACAAGAACAGGCTTGTCGACTGAAGCTGCCAAACTATCTAGTAGTGGATGCTGGAAAGACCCAG ATTGCAGCTGGATCACACACAGTCCTAGCAATTATGGGTGAGGAGACACTAGTCAATCAGGTTACTGGAAATCTTCAGCTCTTGTGA